The region TGCGGAGTATGGTCTTCACTTGCCTGGCCTCTTTTCCGATTCCTTCAAGGCTGAAGTATAGCAATCGGCCCCTCCCTCAATCTCATTCCGGAGACGCAGGCCGAGTAACCGTTACCCCACTGGATGCTCCCCCCATCGACTCCCTCGAAGCTGCGATTGACAGAGTATGATCGCCGCATAGGTTGTGTCGTCGATGCGCGAGCTGAATCGTAAACATCAAGTCACCTGCGCAAGGAAAGGGCTGCGGAAAGCATGATTCCGGAGATTGGCCGGAGATTCGGGCCTTATGAGATCCAGGCGCGGCTTGGCGGCGGAGGCATGGGCCACGTCTATCGCGCCTGGGACGCACGCCTCCAGCGAGAGGTCGCACTCAAGCTGCTCCATTCAGAGTTCGCCATGCCCGGCATGCACGATCGCTTCCTCCGCGAAGCCCGCGCAGCCTCCGCTCTCAACCACCCCAACATCTGCACCATCTTCGATATCGGCGAGCAGGATGGCGACCCCTATCTTGTCATGGAACTGCTCCACGGCGAGACCCTCAAAGACCGCATCCGGCGCAGTACCATCCAGGTTGATGAGCTTGTTCTCATCGCCCGCGAGGTCGCAGAGGCGCTCGCCGCCGCGCATGCCAAAGGCATCGTCCACCGCGATATCAAACCGGCCAATATCTTCCTCGTCGATATGGGGGGAGATAAGCCAACCCGCAAAATTCAGGCCAAGGTCCTCGACTTCGGCCTCGCCAAGATTGATGGACCTCGCGGCGTCCGGGATCGCATGTCCGATATCACCGCCACTGGCGCCACCGTCGGCACCCTGGCCTATATGTCGCCTGAGCAGGCCAGGGGAGAGACACTCGACCTTCGTTCCGATCTCTTCTCCCTCGGCGTCGTGCTCTACGAGATGGCGACCCGCCAGATCCCGTTCCAAGGCGTCACCAGTGCCCTCGTCTTCGTACAGCTACTCAATCATCCGCCGGAGCCGGTTCGAGACTGGAACGACGCCATCCCCCGTGACCTCGAGCGCATCATCCTCAAGCTCATGGCCAAAGAGCGCACCGCCCGCTTCCAGACAGCAGGTGAGCTGGAAGAAGCACTCGCCCGCCTGACGGACAAGCCCGCTACCAACTGGCTCCGCAAGGCCGTCGCCACCGTCCCGCTCGTCCGTGCCACCGATCCCATCGCTCGGCCCAAGCGTCCCATGCGCCGCCGTAGTTCGGACTCACAATTTGAAATCGCACGCGATCCCTCGGGCTCAAGTCCTTCTCGCTCCTCATCCCCCTCCTCCACGGACGCCCAGACCCTTCGTCCCATCTCGCTCAGGCCTCCGGAGAGACCGCGCGAAGGTGTCTCCTCCTCAGGCTCGACTCCTATCCCAGAAAGCCTCAGCTCCCTCGCCTCCGTCACCCGGGAGCGCTACCATCCCGACAATGACGAGCTCTTCGGCCCCGCAAATCTCACCCCCGATCCCATCGCCGCCCCACCCTCCACAGAGTCTTCGCCGGCGATCCCGGACGCGTCCGAGTCATCCCGTCTTTCCTCGGCCTCGCGTCCTCCCACCCCGTCCGCAGATCGATACCCTGAAGAAGAGGAAGAGGTAGACGAGGTCGCACTGCACCTCAACGGAGACAGCTATCGCAACACTCTTGAGGCACGCCGCCATACCCGCCGTCTTCGCCGCATGCGCCTTACCGCCGCAGCCATCGTCGCGCTGACGACGGTCGGGGGACTGTTCTTCCACTTCAACCGCGGCCGCTTCGGTTCAACCCTCCTCACAGACCGCGACCTCATCGTCGTCACCGATATCACCAACAAGACTGGCAACAAGACACTCGATGGCACCCTGGCTCAGGCGCTCCAGATCGATCTCGTGCAATCGCCCTTCCTCCGGATTGCGAGCACCGATACCTATCGCGCCGCCCTCCATCAGCTCGGGATCGAATCCGTCAACGGCCTCAATCCGGTGCAGGCCCGCTCCGTCGCGGAAAAGATTGGCGCCAAGGCTTACCTGAAGGGCACGATCGAAGGCGACGGTGCACCCTATACGATCCGCCTTAGCCTCCTCAGCTCCACCAACAACGATCAGCTCGCCAGTGTGGAGGACCGCGCCGCGAATCTCGGAGAGATCGCTGCCACCGTTGACCGTCTCTCGGATGATATCCGCGCCAACGCCGGAGAAGAGGCTGACTCCATCGCCCAATCCCACGTCCCGTTGGCACGTGAGGGTACCGCCGATATGGCCGCGCTCCATGCCTACACCCTGGGCGAAGACGCCGCCATCGCCGGTCGTCCCGCTGAGGCGCTCGGCTTCTACCAGCAGGCGGTCGCGCTTCAGCCCGGCTTCGTGCAGGCGCAGCTCCGCCTCGTCGTTCTGTACCGCAAACAGCGCGCAGAGGTAGCGGCAGCGGATGCCGCGCGCCTTGCCCAGGCCTCCTCCGCCAACTCCAGCGAGCGCACCCGCGCCTTCGCCCAGTACGAGAATGAAGTCGCCACCACTGGCGATCTCGTCCAGGCCACGAACGTCATCCGGCATTTCCTCAGCGAGCGTCCCCACGATCCCGAAGCACTCGCCGACCTTGCCCGCGTCCTGCGCCTCCAGGGCCGACTCGCGGAAGCCCTTCAAACCGCCCAGCGCGGCTATGCCGAGAACCCCTACAACCTCGACGCCTACATCCAGGCGGAGACCGCGCTGCTCGGTCTGGATCGCTATGACGCCGCGCTTCAGCTCGAAGAACAAGTGCATCACTTTGGCCTCTCGCGCGTAGGAGGTTCCATCAGCGCAGGCTATCTGGAAGGCCGGCCCGATATTGTCCAGAAGGCCATCGCGGACTTCACCTCCAAGAAACCCGGCCAACGCTCCGACTGGACCTTCGGCCTCTACATGGACAACTCCGGTCGCATGGAGGAAGGTCTCGCCCTCTGGCGCACCAGCGCTGCTGCTGCCCAGCAAATCAAGGGACTGGAGTCCGGGGCCGCGTACCTCCTTGCCCAGGGTGCCCTGGATCGTGCACTCATCAATGACTGCGCCAACGTCGCCATTCTTACCCATGAAGCGGCAGAGAAGCCCCAGGGGATGGTAGCCCTCTTCAACAGCGGCATGGCCGCCGCACTCTGCCGTCTTCCGGAGGCCGCCGTCCACGCCCGCGATGAACTCCATCGCCGTTATCCGCAGAGCACAGACGTCAATGGCTACATGCTCGCGGACCTCAACGCCGCATTGCATCTTGAGGCCGGTGATCCCGCCACGGCACTGTCCGATCTCACTGGCGCACGCCAGTACGACCTCATCTCCCTCACCCCTTACCTCCGCGGCCGCGCCCACATAGCACTCAAGCTGACCCAAGTCGGCATCGTCGACTACCAGACTGTCCTCTCGCACCGCGGCATCACGTTCACCATCGGCAGCAACGTCTACCCGGTCGCCGAGGTTGGCGTAGCCCGCGCTTTCGCCGAGACCGGGGACAAGAACAACAGCGCCGACGCCTACCGCCGCTTCCTCGTCCTCTGGAAGGACGCCGACGCCAACCAACCCCTCCTCAAAGAAGCCCGCGCAGCCAGCAAGTAAAGTCTTCCTGGTTTGTCGTCCCGCAGCGGAGCGGAGGAACCTGCCGTCTCGCACATGACCACAAATACCAAGGGCTCCTGTTCTCAACCAACGAGATCAGGAGCCCTCAGCCTTTCAGCCGTTATAACCAACCTACCGCAGCGTACCGCCCAGGAAGCTGTTGCCGCTGCTTCTGCTCGCACGCGGATCACGCACTACGAACACCACATCGTCCCCAGTCTTCAACCGTGATACGACAGCGCGATAGCTCGCGTCATCCACCACAGGCTGCTTGTTGATCTCGACGATCAACGTGCCCTTGGCCAGTCCGATCTCATCCGCAAACGACCCCGGCGTCACATTGCTTACCGTCACGCCGCCCTGGATGCCCAGCTTCTGTGCAACCGGCGCCGGCAGTGCCGTCACGGTGATGCCCAGCTTCGTCTGCCCGGCATCGGACTCCTCCGGTGCGCTCTCATCTTCAGTGCCCGCGCCTGCAAGCGCCGCATAGACCTTAGCCCGGTCGCCGATCGTCACAGAAGCCGTATGCTTCTCAGGCTTGCTGTCCCGCAGGTAGCCGATCTGAACATTGGTTCCGACCTTGCGAGCCGAAATATCCGCCACCAGGTCATCGCCGTCCTTGATCTGACGTCCGTCGATCGACACAAGAATGTCGCCCGGCTTGAGCCCGGCCTTTTCTGCGCCGCCGCCCTTCGTCACAGAACCCACGATCACGCCGCCGCTCGTAAATCCATAAACCCGGTTCACTGCAGACGACTGCGCAGCCTGGAACTGAATGCCGATCGAGCCGCGAATGACCTTATGCTCCGGGCTGATCAGGTCGTTGTATACCTTCGCCACGATGTTTGAAGGCATCGCAAATCCAACGCCCTCAGAGCCTGCCGACTGCGTATAGATCGCCGTATTCATCCCGATGACCTTGCCGCCCATATCCACCAGCGGACCACCCGAGTTGCCCGGGTTGATCGCCGCATCCGTCTGGATAAACCGCTGGAACTGCTTGGAAAGTCCCTGCGCATCGCGCTCGTCGATCGAGCGGTTCTTCGCCGAAACGATACCCGCCGAAACAGTCTGCGAAAGCCCAAACGGGCTTCCAATCGCCAGGACCCAGTCGCCCACCTGCGCGCCATCCGAGTTGCCCAGCCCAACCGTAGGCAGCGGCTCCTTCGCATCGATCTTGATCACCGCAATATCCGTCTCAGTATCTACGCCGATCACTCGCGCCGCATATCCAGGGTCCGCGCTGTCGGAGTCGCCCGCCAGCTTCACAAATATCTTGTCGGCCTTGTCGACGACGTGATTGTTCGTGATGATGTACCCACGAGGATCGACGATATAGCCCGAACCCAGCGCACGACGTTCGCCGCCGCCCGCATCGTCGTCATCCCCACCGCCGCCGCCCGGATTCTGGCCGCCGAAGAACTTGTTGAAGAAGTCCTGCATATCGCCCTGGTTGCCACCCTGGCCATCCTGATCGCCATGCGGGTTCGGCATCGGACGCTGCAGGCCCCGCCCCGGCTTCTTCAAAGCCTGCTTCGGCAGCGATTCCGTATTGATGTTCACCACCGCCGGCCCAACCTGCTTCACAATCTGCGAGAAGCCGTTCGAGAGCGTAACCGGGTTCGGAATCACAATCGGACGCGCATCCGAGCTATCCACCTTCTGCTGCTCTTTGCCGCTCACATCCCGAGTCATGACAGACCCGGCCATCACGCCGACCGTCAGCGTCGTCAACAGCGTAAACGTCGTGGTCAGGCGATGAGCGCGAACCTTGGTGAAGAAATCCTGCTTCGGTGTTCCTTGATTCATCGGCGATTCCATTCTGCGTGTGACCTCGTTTCGAACAAAGCGTTTGCGCGGACCAACAGCCAGCCCTGCGACTTAGTTTATTAGTTTATCTGGGCGACCGCCTTCACGGCATAACTCCACCCGCGCCATCGCAGACGCAACATCAGGTTAGACGCCATTCCCGGAAGAAAGGTGTAGCCATCGGT is a window of Granulicella tundricola MP5ACTX9 DNA encoding:
- a CDS encoding protein kinase domain-containing protein — translated: MIPEIGRRFGPYEIQARLGGGGMGHVYRAWDARLQREVALKLLHSEFAMPGMHDRFLREARAASALNHPNICTIFDIGEQDGDPYLVMELLHGETLKDRIRRSTIQVDELVLIAREVAEALAAAHAKGIVHRDIKPANIFLVDMGGDKPTRKIQAKVLDFGLAKIDGPRGVRDRMSDITATGATVGTLAYMSPEQARGETLDLRSDLFSLGVVLYEMATRQIPFQGVTSALVFVQLLNHPPEPVRDWNDAIPRDLERIILKLMAKERTARFQTAGELEEALARLTDKPATNWLRKAVATVPLVRATDPIARPKRPMRRRSSDSQFEIARDPSGSSPSRSSSPSSTDAQTLRPISLRPPERPREGVSSSGSTPIPESLSSLASVTRERYHPDNDELFGPANLTPDPIAAPPSTESSPAIPDASESSRLSSASRPPTPSADRYPEEEEEVDEVALHLNGDSYRNTLEARRHTRRLRRMRLTAAAIVALTTVGGLFFHFNRGRFGSTLLTDRDLIVVTDITNKTGNKTLDGTLAQALQIDLVQSPFLRIASTDTYRAALHQLGIESVNGLNPVQARSVAEKIGAKAYLKGTIEGDGAPYTIRLSLLSSTNNDQLASVEDRAANLGEIAATVDRLSDDIRANAGEEADSIAQSHVPLAREGTADMAALHAYTLGEDAAIAGRPAEALGFYQQAVALQPGFVQAQLRLVVLYRKQRAEVAAADAARLAQASSANSSERTRAFAQYENEVATTGDLVQATNVIRHFLSERPHDPEALADLARVLRLQGRLAEALQTAQRGYAENPYNLDAYIQAETALLGLDRYDAALQLEEQVHHFGLSRVGGSISAGYLEGRPDIVQKAIADFTSKKPGQRSDWTFGLYMDNSGRMEEGLALWRTSAAAAQQIKGLESGAAYLLAQGALDRALINDCANVAILTHEAAEKPQGMVALFNSGMAAALCRLPEAAVHARDELHRRYPQSTDVNGYMLADLNAALHLEAGDPATALSDLTGARQYDLISLTPYLRGRAHIALKLTQVGIVDYQTVLSHRGITFTIGSNVYPVAEVGVARAFAETGDKNNSADAYRRFLVLWKDADANQPLLKEARAASK
- a CDS encoding trypsin-like peptidase domain-containing protein, whose translation is MESPMNQGTPKQDFFTKVRAHRLTTTFTLLTTLTVGVMAGSVMTRDVSGKEQQKVDSSDARPIVIPNPVTLSNGFSQIVKQVGPAVVNINTESLPKQALKKPGRGLQRPMPNPHGDQDGQGGNQGDMQDFFNKFFGGQNPGGGGGDDDDAGGGERRALGSGYIVDPRGYIITNNHVVDKADKIFVKLAGDSDSADPGYAARVIGVDTETDIAVIKIDAKEPLPTVGLGNSDGAQVGDWVLAIGSPFGLSQTVSAGIVSAKNRSIDERDAQGLSKQFQRFIQTDAAINPGNSGGPLVDMGGKVIGMNTAIYTQSAGSEGVGFAMPSNIVAKVYNDLISPEHKVIRGSIGIQFQAAQSSAVNRVYGFTSGGVIVGSVTKGGGAEKAGLKPGDILVSIDGRQIKDGDDLVADISARKVGTNVQIGYLRDSKPEKHTASVTIGDRAKVYAALAGAGTEDESAPEESDAGQTKLGITVTALPAPVAQKLGIQGGVTVSNVTPGSFADEIGLAKGTLIVEINKQPVVDDASYRAVVSRLKTGDDVVFVVRDPRASRSSGNSFLGGTLR